A single Carassius carassius chromosome 3, fCarCar2.1, whole genome shotgun sequence DNA region contains:
- the LOC132118724 gene encoding basic leucine zipper transcriptional factor ATF-like yields MPAAVMDNFDQGSPFSQSDSQSPLDWSTHAEDHRHHRRDKNRDAARKSRRKHTEKADILHEELQTLEQSNAAFIKEIAELKKELQFYTTALEQHIPHCTKQCPFEPSVNVTEGPSTATPSTSDVTFNSDPNLLPELAFLPDTDSVDLSLADLLDSADWCPWDSVNGNGCLQQF; encoded by the exons ATGCCAGCTGCTGTCATGGACAACTTTGACCAGGGAAGTCCTTTCTCTCAAAGTGATTCGCAAAGTCCTCTTGATTGG AGCACACATGCAGAGGACCACAGGCACCATCGCAGAGACAAAAACAGAGATGCAGCTCGAAAGAGTCGCAGAAAACACACAGAGAAGGCAGACATACTGCATGAG gAACTCCAAACCTTAGAGCAGTCTAATGCCGCATTCATAAAAGAAATCGCTGAACTGAAGAAGGAGCTTCAATTCTACACCACAGCCTTGGAACAACATATACCTCACTGCACTAAGCAGTGTCCATTTGAACCATCAGTTAATGTTACAGAAGGACCGTCCACAGCTACACCCTCTACCTCAGATGTCACCTTCAACTCTGACCCCAACCTCTTGCCAGAACTTGCATTCTTACCAGACACTGATTCAGTGGACTTATCTCTAGCAGACCTCCTCGACAGTGCTGATTGGTGTCCATGGGACTCAGTGAATGGAAATGGGTGTCTACAGCAGTTCTGA